In a single window of the Trichoderma breve strain T069 chromosome 6, whole genome shotgun sequence genome:
- a CDS encoding 14-3-3 protein domain-containing protein, translating into MASSEVDQKYLGRMARSVENDNTILSSTLYKILGLSLRLSDKLVEVKKQRKPDATLHENIMRILWLAREGLKMLQEYVIPFVSNCVELKVLAYKLRASFYHIFVLFRNQPRVSNMPGWDPDAVPTGQVADDYQHAIHHSLEGGPVGPPPGFEAPVSALSLSFLLPAKDYLPTANQYFEEAAELADKLLWGSHSLRLSVKTEYAAFLYECVHDANGSRSLARTTINEVYEATEGMDDDMFRDACELVTVLGKMMRRGLGSSNTLHSKAQALITAPIAGTTPPIGMENPI; encoded by the coding sequence ATGGCGTCATCCGAGGTAGATCAAAAGTACCTGGGTCGAATGGCCAGGAGCGTTGAAAATGACAACACCATACTCTCGTCAACACTTTATAAGATACTGGGCCTCTCTCTTAGGCTCTCTGACAAGCTCGTCGAGgtcaagaagcagcgcaAGCCTGATGCGACGCTCCACGAAAATATCATGCGCATCCTTTGGCTGGCACGTGAAGGGCTCAAGATGCTGCAGGAATATGTCATCCCCTTTGTCAGCAATTGTGTCGAGCTGAAAGTCCTGGCATACAAATTGCGTGCCAGCTTTTATCACATCTTTGTGCTTTTTCGAAATCAGCCCCGCGTGTCCAACATGCCAGGCTGGGATCCCGACGCCGTGCCGACCGGTCAGGTCGCGGATGACTATCAGCATGCAATACATCATTCTCTTGAAGGCGGCCCCGTTGGCCCTCCTCCTGGCTTTGAAGCCCCGGTATCggcgctctcgctctccttcTTATTGCCTGCCAAAGACTACTTGCCCACAGCAAATCAATAttttgaagaagcagcagagtTGGCTGATAAACTTCTCTGGGGCTCCCACTCCTTGCGTTTATCAGTCAAAACAGAATACGCAGCGTTTCTTTATGAATGCGTTCACGACGCCAATGGTAGCCGCAGCCTTGCAAGAACTACGATCAATGAGGTTTATGAGGCTACAGAAGGCATGGACGACGACATGTTTCGCGATGCCTGCGAATTAGTTACCGTGTTGGGTAAGATGATGAGGCGTGGCCTTGGATCCAGCAACACGCTTCACAGCAAAGCCCAGGCTTTGATTACAGCGCCCATCGCAGGCACGACTCCTCCTATCGGCATGGAAAACCCAATATAA